The nucleotide sequence AACAGCAAAGGATATGGACACTACGCATCGACATGCAAACAGGCTGTAATTAAGAGAAGATCGACAAGGTCTTCGAGAGCTAGTGAagagtagtttggcgttttgtatttttcattcttTATAGAACACACATAGATGGTCTTCGAGAGCCATTGTagagtagtttggcgttttgtatatTTCATTCCTATAGAACACAGACAGATCTCAGTTTCGCGTTTTACATCATTTTTTTCCATTCTTTTTTTTTCGACCTATTTGTTCATAACATGCTACTTCGAAGTTACGTAACAAACAATATAAGATCGGTCAAGCAAatcaaacgccaaaaaaaaaaaacaacgccactaaataaaactACCAAAAACCTCTAATTTTGGTCATgctaaactcaataatgttttgctgaacgagatggacaacattgttaatcctcagtcaagaaagatgtctaacaatgttgtccatcccgtttagctaaactttattgagaacaaaactGAATATCCATGAAATGGCGTTTTtgaatttttgtggtttttgtatgttttggcgtttataTTGAGGAAATAGTGTATGTCAAAGAAACACGGATTGCAATCTTTGATATTTGGGGTTTTTTGGGGTTTCTAAGATGAATGGATATAGGAAAATATGGTGTTTGGGGTTTTGGTGTGAATTTTAGAAGGTCTCAGAGGTTGTTTATATAGGAAGTTTTCAGCGCGTATTTTAGGCGCGATTTTTATTGTAGTAAAAGCTAGTAATTAAGTTCCGTCGTTTTAGTACTGTTTTTTTCAGCTTTAtcggttaaaaacaaagtttggcgtttttatatttaatggcgtttagATTAGGATGAAGTGTGCTATGTGTGTTAACGCAGGGATTTTAATAGCATTTTATTcgtgagtttggcgttttgtgtagaaagtcaaaagacccttttacccatAATGAAGTGCGCCCCCTTTAAAAAGtttatgttatttacgaaaacgccaccgcgccatctagtccatagattgttttgatctgacgatccataatcgttctcacactttccagcgttctctctaaatcctgaccatatatatatatatatatatatatatatatatatatatttgttaaaaaggtttaaaattttatatgttttatgtaTTTTTGGGTTGTTCTAGTCTTTAGTTGGGTAGTTTGGTTGATTATATGATTGTTGGTTGGTAAATAACAATTACTAGGGCTTGagattcaaaattttaaattgaaaATTAAGGAACATGGGCTATGGTTGAACACTTGAAGATCCTTGTTTATTTTGTATGTGATAGGATTAGGAAGGAACAATGAGTAGGGAAGTTATGCCGCGATTTCTCAAGATGAAAGGGGTTGAACCACTTTTTTTCGCCGGATTCTTCTAATTAAAGACCAAGGTATGTTTTAGATAagtttttttgttcttttatttaATGACTAAGAGAAATAGAAGTAAGGATGGTTTGCACTTTGATGCttttttgtttgttaatgtgaTAGGAAGTTAGAAACTAGGATTTGATTGTTGAAAAATTGAAATGGACCTGACCCAATCTGATTCGACCCGCtatgaaactttgtttgtttgtgtttacttgtttTACAAGATCTGACCTGATCCGACCCGCTATAAACCAAATTTTTTTATAAAGCTAGAggtccaaaatttttaaaaaattttcgCACCCCTAAAAAAGAATCGTTATTCCGCCACTGGTTACCCCAACCAAGCAAGCTATATCACCTATTACAAGTTCAAATTATCAAATTGGTTGAAATACTTGGCATTCTTAGAAAAGTTTCTTCACTTTTCTCTATAAAGCCGTGATGGTAAACACCTCAATCTTCACTTGGCTATAATCATGCCACATGGGGTAATATTTCAAGCCACTTGATTACTTGACTCAGTTACATGAATGCCCCATCCCCTAAGAAAAGACCAGAGGACGAACATAACATACAACGTTAAAATACATGCGAATAATATATCATATCTAGAAAACCTGTCAATGCAAACAGTTTCATTCGCGCGCTTTTGTACACCCACGCGTTCTTCGTCTTCGTGATCCCACTTTTGTCATTGCCCTAAGAAATACAAATCCAACATCGCTTGATCTTCAAAACCTGTTAAAAGCACCTGAAATCCAACAAATATGACGTCAGAAAACCCTAATTCCACCCAACCCTACCATAAAATCAATACAAACCCTATCCCTTCAGCCCCTCCACTCCCCTCAACATCAAACCCtaaacaaccaccaccatcatcatcaccatcatcatcatcttcatcgtccCCACCACGTTACCCGACCGTCGACCACAACGACGTGGTCGAAAACGCCTCCCCAGACTCCCCATGCAGCCCGAATTCGCCACACAATGCATCCGAATCAGCTGAAGACGCGATCATATCGATCCCGGGCGCGTATCTACATTTGATCGATAAACATCACAGCGTGGAGCTAGCCATGGGATATTTCTCCATAATGCAGTTACGTCAAGGTAACACTGTGGTTACAATTTTCGCCCGTGTTGGTAATGAGATCCAATGGCCGTTAAACCGAGACGGTACGTGCGTTAAGCTCGACCGTACTCATTACTTTTTTTCGATCAGGGCTCCGAAAGAACACGAAAACGATGATGACATGTTAAATTACGGATTAACATTCGCGTTAAAAGGTCAGGAAGACGCACTGAAAGATCTGGATGAGTTGTTGGAGATGTACAGCCGGTTTTCGTTTGGGAGAGTGGAGGAGAAGAATGGGGCTTTGGATGTATCAATGGTGGAAAGTATGAGTCCGAGTGATTTGAAATCGGATTCGAAGAAGCGGGTGATGGAGCAGAGTTGTAGGGCGTATTGGACTACGTTAGCGCCGAATGTGGAGGATTATAGTGGGACAGCTGCGAAGTTAATCGCGGTTGGTTCTGGGCATCTTGTGAAAGGGATTTTATGGTGTGGTGATGTTACGGTTGATAGATTGAAGTGGGGAAATGAGGTTTTGAAGATGAAGATTGGCCCTGGGACTGATAGAGCAGTTAGTCCAAAGACTTTGAAGAATATTAGAAGGTTTCGAATGAATCATTATGTGAATTTCAAGAGTTTTTTTGTGCATGTTGATGACAATATATGGTGATTGTTGTAGGGTTAATAAGGTGACAAAGATGACGGAGAAAGTTGCAGGCGGAGTTCTCTCGGGCGTTTTGAAGATTACTGGATACGTTGGTACTTCTGTTGCGAATTCTAAACTCGGCAAGAAGTTCTTCAAGTATGTGCCTGGAGAAATGGCTCTGGCTACTTTGGATGGATTTAGTAAGTATGCGCTAACCGCAATGTGTGTACTTGATGAATGCTATGCGGCTACTATTTCTTTTTATATATGTTTATGCACGCACACGACCTTACTTGAACATGATCTGGTTGTTTTCTAAGAAGACAGAAACCCATATCTGGTTGATGAACTATGCCCATTTAACCAAGCCATGGCTCAGTAGAGGATTGTTGACGGTCCATCTTATGGGCCCTGGCATGGTTAAACGGTTGTCTAACATTATGTTTTATGTGCACAGGCAAGGTTTGCGATGCTTTTGAAGTTTCGGGAAGGAATGTAATGTCAACCTCGTCTACAGTTACCACGGATATCGTCACCTACAAGTAAGTCCTAAAAAGGAAAACAATAACTTAACGTAAGATCACAATGCCTAAGGGTCTCTGTAACCAAAAGATTGGGAGTTCAAATCTTGTGATGAATGCAGATGTCCTAGAAAATCTAGGAAAAACTATTAAAAGAATTGATCACAAAATTGTATGTGATGGGAGGATAATTTAATGTGTTTGTGTAGATATGGAGAAGAGACAGCTAAGGCAACAAATGAAGCGCTTGATGCAGGGGGTCATGCGATAGGAGCTGCGTGGACGGTTTTTAAAATAAGAACCGCGGTGGTGAACCCGAGAGGTGTTTTAGCACCAGTTGTACTTGGAAAAGGTGGTATTAGGGGCCAAACCGAAGAGATGAAGGCTAAAGCCATCAAAGATATGAAAGCTAAAGAGTCACCTAAAAAGCACAAAGATTCACCTAAAAAGCACAggtaaactttctggaattttaaGTTTTAAACCCCATTTTTTTTCGTGTCATTAATCTAGTGAATTCACGGTTTGGTTCGATCCGATTCGACCTAATTTCTGGGCCGAGCTGGTAAGTATGGTTTTTGAATACCCAAAATCAAATCAATGCTAATATATCTGTTAATTTTGGAACAGATCGAGACGGTGTATTTGTATGTAGCTTTCTAACTGCCGGGTGATAGCTTCATTTTTTCTTTACCGTACATGGAAGTTAGCTGTAGACGATAGGTGGTTAATTGGTATTTGGTAGTGCAATACATTTTCGGGTAAAtaagtgtatttttttttaacaaactagTATAGTACTACGTGTTTTACACGATTTACAAAAATTTAATTTGAAATAAACAcaagttaaataaatataataatctATTAACACATACGGttgtcaaaatatatatttaaatgatAAATTCGATGTGTTATTTActtattaaaatttaattttttttatttattattaggttagaaacaTGTTTATTACACGTGGTAGAACCAATGAAATATTAGACGATTATTAGGAGGAGTCCCTGCGCGATGCGGCAGAAACTCGGTCAGTATCAAGACCTTCGTGAGTTGTCGAAAAAGATAttgacacgtgttttacatcgactgaaaaccataaaaacgaataacATTACCCGTTTTGATAATAACGATATCGGTATCGATGTTATTTAATCGGAATCGGTTTCACTACTAGAAAAAAGAGGGTTTTTGTCATGAAACTTTTGGTCACAAAACAGTAGCAATTTCCCTGTTGTCACCATTTTGCCACTGAAAATGCGGTGACAAAACACCCGTGTCAATTGCCCTAATGCCACTAAATAACTACCATTTTTATATTTTACCACCTTATTTTTGCCAccacaaaattggtcaaaattatTTGCCATCGCTTCTTGTTTGCTACGTTCCACCTTGTTTGCTACTGATTTACCACCATTTAATTACCACCATTTTCATACCTTGTTTGGTACCGATTTGCCACCACTTAACCACCATTTTCATTGAAAACTGGTGGGCATTTAGCGAGCTTGTTGAATTATTTGCTACCATTTTGTGATTGCTTGAATATTGGTTTTTTATTCAgcttgatttttcattttccctgcttttttcataaaaattacatatcaataaaattacaaaattatatAAGAAGTCTAATAAGATCACGAAAAcccaaaattatataaaacattTGTGTATCAAAAGCATATAAAACATTCTAATAGAAATACCAGCTAGAACATCAAATAACTAAAAAATCCTAATAAGAGAAACATCCAAACATTTAAAACCAAGTGTTTGTAGCCTATCTTCAAATTGAACTTGTTAACATAGCTTCAATTTGTGACATCGTATCGAGCATAGCATCTTTATCGACCTTATCTTTTTCTGTTTCAGCCAACAACCCGGCAATAATTCCATTTAGCCGTTCTTTTTCTTCATCCTTTTCCTTAACGAGTTCCTTGATACCTAAGTTCAACTTTTCAATCTACAAAACAACCAATGAATTAAATCAAGAATTCAAAACTAGCGAAAGCTAATAACGGGTCAAGTTGATTGCAAAGATAAAAATATCCAATTGTAAACTACAATTCAAGTGCTAGAAGCTAAATGGATATTGTCTCACCATAGAAAAAATCTGAATACAAAAAGACTCGCTAGTCTTTATCTACTACCAGCATAGAAACGAAACAAGAATTGTATAAATGGATATTGTCTCACCATAGTAACCATAGTAGCTGATAGTCTAACTCACGATTCAAATTTGCACTCATAGACTCAAGTATTAAACATCTGAATTGCCACAACTGTACACAAAAACCAAAAATCATTATTATAAACAATGTTATAAAACTTCTATATATTCAAaatccaaatatatatatatatatatgctatatTTGTTGTACCAAAAGCTATGAATTTTGTCTTGATGGTCACGTGAGAGCAAAGACCCCATTACTGCTGGTGATTTCATGTTGTTACACCTGCAGAGAACTAGACATCACTTTCCACAATGTGTTTAGCTTCACCTAAACACAAAAACACTATTCAAGAATAGAATGGGTTGTGATGATTGCTTTAAAATCAAGTGTGTACGTGAAAGAAAACAATGTCATCATGGTTCTACATAGTTGTGTAAACAAGCCGGGCCAGGCCTGAGTAAAATCCAAAGCTCGGCTCAGCTTGAGCTATTTTGTGTACAATCTCAAATAAGCTAAAAGCTCAGCTTGAGCTCGTTTTAATATCGCTTAAACAAGTCAAATCTTTGCTCGAGCTTGGCTCACCAATGTTATTAGTTTATATCATACGAGCCAAAATCGAAACCGACTTGTGCTTTTTAGGATTGGATTATAATCATCATTATAATttcattataatatatatataattgcaaCTTCACAATTAAGTAAAGGTTAATTCTTTTTCTTCATGATATCATGGTGAACGTTAAATATGTCACACCCTTATTAATTTAGGTAAGTTTCATATCTATTTTTGGTGTCACCCGGAAATAAATACATAAACTAGCAAATAGTGAGAACGTGTATTTCAATAATAGCACAGAGTTGTTAACAAGTCACTAACCTGTGTTCTCAAGGAGGTACATCCTGCTTTTATTGTTTGGCCAAAACCTGAGACTCCACAATTCAAATTGAGCACAAGAATTGTATAAATGGACATTGTCTCACCATAGTAACCATAGTAGCTGATAGTCTAACTCACGATTCAAATTTGCACTCATAGACTCAAGTATTAAACATCTGAATTGCCACAACTGTACACAAAAACCAAAAATCATTATTATAAACAATGTTATAAAACTTCTATATATTCAAaatccaaatatatatatatatatatatatatatgctatatTTGTTGTACCAAAAGCTATGAATTTTGTCTTGATGGTCACGTGAGAGCAAAGACCCCATTACTGCTGGTGATTTCATGTTGTTACACCTGCAGAGAACTAGACCTCACTTGCCACAATGTGTTTAGCTTCACCTAAACACAATAACACTATTCAAGAATAGAATGGGTTGTGATGATTGCTTTAAAATCAAGTGTGTAAGTGAAAGAAAACAATGTCATCATGGTTCTACATAGTTGTGTAAACAAGCCGGGCCAGGCCTGAGTAAAATCCAAAGCTCGGCTCAGCTTGAGCTATTTTGTGTACAATCTCAAATAAGCTAAAAGCTCAGCTTGAGCTCGTTTTAATATCGCTTAAACAAGTCAAATCTTTGCTCGAGCTTGGCTCACCAATGTTATTAGTTTATATCATACGAGCCAAAATCGAAACCGACTTGTGCTTTTTAGTATTGGATTATAATCATCATTATCATttcattataatatatatatgaagaaacactagataaatggtcggaaccgagatatctagggggtttgaatccgcataaaaggttagttctctctcgATTGATTCAGTTGCAGCCGAACTCCTTCTCCAGTgatttctgcaaaacagagcaccgttagcctcgtcaaggggagaagagggttctctccttgacccgactccagtgtgagaataagtattggtaacgGAGAAGATAAGTATTTGAGTAGTGAAAATGAGTTCTGGGTTTATACCTGAagagttctcctatttataaccgggaatttgggagggaaaatctgttattgaaaagatgacggaagatgctaacgccgtagcggttatttTTCCTTTCGTTAAGTCCTTTTAATCTTTGTTAAGTTGTTTTGATCctgatgtgaatgcacacggatcgtgacttGACCTATggttggggaattgccacgtggaaagtggtttaAGTGGAGATCATCTTTCAATTacatgctatcgttgtgatttcaggacGTTTGTGgaaatgacacgtgtccagacggttataaccgtctaggtggtgcacgatcatattccttctagaagattactgctgtaatctggtgtgacacctttcAGTGTGCATACAGCtgcataaatcccaagtctgggtaaaatggtatccaagtttggatatttgggcggaagtattgttcttagggtttttaaccctttGCCAATGGAAGGCggcgcaaggattttatgctttcctttaGGCGCGCGACTATCGTTTGTTGATCTCTTCCTTCCTTTTGTAAGACCAATgtgcggccgcgcaaggttaaaaggttgaaaggccagttggtggtatggtctcatatctttttatgaggtttttgggaccttaccccttcaataTATAATTGCAACTTCTCAATTAAGTAAAGGTTAATTCTTTTTCTTCATGATATCATGGTGAACGTTAAATATGTCACACCCTTATTAATTTAGGTAAGTTTCTATCTATTTTTGGTGTCACCcgtaaataaatacataaactaGCAAATAGTGAGAACGTGTATTTCAATAATAGCACATAATTGTTAACAAGTCACTAACCTGTGTTCTCAAGGAGGTACATCCTGCTTTTATTGTTTGGCCAAAACCTGAGACTCCACAATTCAAATTGAGCACAAGAATTGTATAAATGGACATTGTCTCACCATAGTAACCATAGTAGCTGATAGTCTAACTCACGATTCAAATTTGCACTCATAGACTCAAGTATTAAACATCTGAATTGCCACAACTGTACACAAAAACCAAAAATCATTATTATAAACAATGTTATAAAACTTCTATACATTCAAaatccaaatatatatatatatatgctatatTTGTTGTACCAAAAGCTATGAATTTTGTCTTGATGGTCACGTGAGAGCAAAGACCCCATTACTACTGGTGATTTCATGTTGTTACACCTGCAGAGAACTAGACCTCACTTTCCACAATGTGTTTAGCTTCACCTAAACACAATAACACTATTCAAGAATAGAATGGGCTGTGATGATTGCTTTAAAATCAAGTGTGTACGTGAAAGAAAACAATGTCATCATGGTTCTACATAGTTGTGTAAACAAGCCGGGCCAGGCCTGAGTAAAATCCAAAGCTCGGCTCAGCTTGAGCTATTTTGTGTACAATCTCAAATAAGCTAAAAGCTCAGCTTGAGCTCGTTTTAATATCGCTTAAACAAGTCAAATCTTTGCTCGAGCTTGGCTCACTAATGTTATTAGTTTatatctgtaacaccccgaaaacggctttggtaatcaaaccacgttaatagtaaagacgggtaaaatacctttagtggtaaaaatttacccggtaaatattaggatttaaataattaatcctaataataaataaaaagtgaataaaagcttttaagaaataaaagcttagaaggcccgagttaacgagacctaaaataaacttagtcataaatattcccgaacccgctaagttaactaggaatatttaacctagttaataagtgggaaaattgttaaaagaaataagtaagttgtggcctacttaataacgaaCCAAACACGAGGGGTTAAAGCGGGATAACTAGAaaagttatttaataaaaacaaacacaaacacacacacacagtgtgTGTTCTGGATCGAGCTCAGGGGCGACCAAGAAGGGTCAAACCCTAATCAACAcaatttcatcaaattgaaagggcaaatcaagtccaaatcaaaatccgagTATAAATTAGTGATCTCCATTGAAAAAGGAGTCATGAGGTATGTAAATTTCTTGAGAAATCTCTAGTTGAAATTCTGAGCAAACCTAGAGAACTCGAATCTGAACTTGCATGTTTGTTGTTTGGGTGAAATTAGTGATGAAactatgtctaggagtaaaccctagtcatgtacttgttgaattgatgttcATGGTTGTGAATCCATGATCATACACTCATGTgtcaagtgggttttgattatgtagtAAAGATGATGAGGTACACATGTTTAAAAACATCATAGTTGCTAGTAGGaacaagatacttgaacaatttgcaagtttgcAAGTTTGAGTAATTGATCATAGTAGGaacaagatacttgaacaatttgcaagtttgagtaaTTGATCATAAGAGATAGTGGTGAaatttgatgttaatcttggtaaaaataactagttaggaactagttagtaaatatgtaaaatcatgcacattaggtgtttgttaaaatgcctaaatgagaactaagtgttgataatgtgcctaattgagtcttgtgaacttgatagtgcaatcatatgtgttaattggtgatttgacttttaaatagtcaaaccgaccattaataagatcgaatggtaattgtgatagaaaatatgtaagatggaatagtcataactaatgatgactaatataaccgtcttacgaattatgatgatagtttgacgcgtgacaagctaggtggaggcttggaaaggaagcgggtcaaacgaagcaagaatggcggaaaagcataattcggatgcaaggtaagtatagcttacactagtcttaaattGTGGAATGTTTTCTTATCATGTAAATTATGAATGAGATatctaaac is from Helianthus annuus cultivar XRQ/B chromosome 9, HanXRQr2.0-SUNRISE, whole genome shotgun sequence and encodes:
- the LOC110874621 gene encoding senescence/dehydration-associated protein At4g35985, chloroplastic is translated as MTSENPNSTQPYHKINTNPIPSAPPLPSTSNPKQPPPSSSPSSSSSSSPPRYPTVDHNDVVENASPDSPCSPNSPHNASESAEDAIISIPGAYLHLIDKHHSVELAMGYFSIMQLRQGNTVVTIFARVGNEIQWPLNRDGTCVKLDRTHYFFSIRAPKEHENDDDMLNYGLTFALKGQEDALKDLDELLEMYSRFSFGRVEEKNGALDVSMVESMSPSDLKSDSKKRVMEQSCRAYWTTLAPNVEDYSGTAAKLIAVGSGHLVKGILWCGDVTVDRLKWGNEVLKMKIGPGTDRAVSPKTLKNIRRVNKVTKMTEKVAGGVLSGVLKITGYVGTSVANSKLGKKFFKYVPGEMALATLDGFSKVCDAFEVSGRNVMSTSSTVTTDIVTYKYGEETAKATNEALDAGGHAIGAAWTVFKIRTAVVNPRGVLAPVVLGKGGIRGQTEEMKAKAIKDMKAKESPKKHKDSPKKHSEFTVWFDPIRPNFWAELVRNMFITRGRTNEILDDY